Proteins from a genomic interval of Aquila chrysaetos chrysaetos chromosome 20, bAquChr1.4, whole genome shotgun sequence:
- the CFAP92 gene encoding uncharacterized protein KIAA1257 homolog isoform X8: MFLFIDFEKPCALLGVPGLVLCKTEETYLNGLATSNCGLPYPSRTDDLCTVRSVIFAKNRFLDKAQLLKQKAVAGPPVNSTSKKTKKTNDNVGNVTYGADETATTNGRRGSGPKRNIDTTMAEKYGIASLQLDVMPLLSGEKSVISRLAENNAKILDAYMTFTVETPLLSERQRHELNPLIIRINSATCLPNTPVPIEVLQRLCVPTYCKYKFHNFPPHQTHGQVHGTHVYFKDVNVLLTGTMKPGELQRCLRGPPLEIEVHDRDRNMENNTKKPCLFGEDDADEKVGKVSFLACKSTICNSFTKNKVWHPHGVAKVSLTDLLLGRKYLAISAPIRSCSAPNAAAFSEQDEKKKRTGSVSSSSLLPMGHYLESDSLLKVRVEIAVPLAMHAEIADAQVTDCPYSCIIYIFDYNNSSLLHDLVEEITEINAKALQLDCYPVHLIGMALVALKLKTTLEKVSELDIVTGFHLLDGATHVLVLEGLKDKAIRRLWDRHFERTYRHEDGQLEILYNSQLSFHQRRYTDLEAIFYHFRLCQPLFTITKEPLLYVRGMVPWACFQALSRLNYLCHSKRLRDVIHGDLLPSAEMITVLSHEYGVPLTDEDLFTQKPPLLSFSSDDCTVPGKVSRVKQAVYSSVDNYNEVYVQRKKEIADKMSFERNLIVANIGAVGQLKGKMKKPKFEAFRISPVDGKSVFNYSSQSLNSAELAKKHLRQEMAKEPKNGFTYSYEYLSATFDPVDVVAACKEFSAKSKSMWLSPDGFVFPGFKSSIESNLHPQMPDEARLEELSEKWQENALHANMEPVLSRDRWSWDKRHLDFDLYKKPPELFMTKAPQTVCCQPCEDATRILQTTFDVTKLKAHRRSSAAELSTCGPRARFQLQKLRVPPKFSLRKAGPILKPVPALSALENQSCDTGSDALPGRRKGVTSGFVPDDQHSLKCSKTVTPQRNRERKKFEKL, translated from the exons aagcGTGATATTTgcaaaaaacagatttctggaTAAGGCCCAActtctgaagcagaaagcagttgCTGGTCCTCCAGTTAAttcaacttcaaaaaaaactaagaaaacaaatgataatGTGGGAAATGTGACATATGGAGCAGACGAAACAGCTACCACAAATG GTAGAAGAGGTTCTGGTCCTAAAAGAAACATTGATACTACTATGGCAGAGAAATATGGCATTGCTTCACTGCAGTTAGATGTCATGCCTCTCCTCTCAG gagaaaagtcaGTGATCAGTCGTCTGGCAGAAAATAATGCTAAAATTTTAGATGCTTACATGACTTTCACTGTGGAAACACCTCTTCTGTCTGAAAGACAAAGACATGAATTAAATCCACTGATTATAAGGATTAATTCAGCTACCTGCCTCCCAAACACACCTGTACCAATAGAAGTGCTGCAG aGATTGTGTGTTCCCACCTACTGCAAATACAAATTTCATAACTTTCCACCTCATCAAACTCATGGACAAGTCCATGGAACTCACGTCTACTTTAAGGATGTTAATGTACTTCTAACAGGGACGATGAAACCTGGGGAATTACAGAGGTGTCTTAGAGGTCCACCTTTGGAGATTGAAGTTCATGACCGGGAtagaaacatggaaaacaacacaaaaaagccCTGTTTGTTTGGGGAAGATGATGCAGATGAAAAAGTGGGTAAGGTGAGCTTCCTTGCTTGCAAATCCACAATCTGTAATTCTTTTACAAAGAACAAAGTGTGGCATCCACATGGGGTAGCTAAAGTCAGTCTAACTGATTTATTGTTGGGTAGAAAGTACTTGGCTATCAGTGCTCCCATTCGTAGCTGCTCAGCTCCAAATGCAGCTGCTTTCAGTGagcaggatgaaaaaaagaagagaacaggaTCAGTGAGTAGTTCTTCCCTGCTACCTATGGGACATTATCTGGAATCAGACTCACTTTTGAAAGTAAGAGTGGAAATAGCTGTGCCGTTGGCAATGCATGCAGAAATTGCTGATGCTCAAGTCACAGATTGCCCATACAGTTGTATAATCTACATTTTTGACTACAATAATTCATCTTTATTACATGATTTGGTggaagaaattacagaaatcaaTGCTAAAGCCCTCCAGCTGGACTGCTATCCTGTACACTTAATCGGAATGGCTCTTGTTGcattaaaactgaaaaccaCACTTGAGAAAGTTTCTGAGTTGGATATTGTTACTGGTTTTCACTTATTGGATGGAGCAACTCATGTCCTTGTCTTGGAGGGattaaaagacaaagcaatCAGGAGACTATGGGATAGACACTTTGAAAG AACTTACAGACATGAAGACGGACAACTGGAGATACTGTATAACTCACAACTGTCTTTCCATCAGCGCCGGTATACAGACCTGGAAGCTATCTTTTATCATTTCCGCCTCTGTCAGCCCCTCTTCACTATAACAAAAGAGCCTCTGCTTTATGTCAGAGGTATGGTTCCTTGGGCATGTTTCCAAGCCCTGTCCAG GCTCAATTACCTTTGTCACAGTAAGAGATTGAGGGATGTAATTCATGGGGATCTGCTGCCCTCAGCAGAGATGATCACAGTCTTGAGTCACGAGTATGGAGTTCCCTTAACTGATGAGGATCTCTTCACTCAGAAACCTCCTTTActctcattttcctctgatGATTGTACAGTACCAGGAAAAGTTAGCAGAGTGAAACAGGCAGTATATTCTTCAGTAGATAACTACAATGAAGTGTATGTGCAGCggaagaaagaaatagcagACAAAATGTCTTTTGAGAGAAACCTTATTGTG GCTAACATCGGTGCTGTAGGCCAACtcaaaggaaagatgaaaaagccAAAGTTTGAAGCTTTCAGGATTTCTCCTGTTGATGGCAAATCTGTCTTTAACTACAGCTCTCAGAGCCTGAATTCTGCAGAACTTGCAAAGAAGCATCTTCGCCAGGAAATGGCAAAG gaaCCAAAGAACGGATTCACTTATTCTTATGAGTATCTGTCAGCCACGTTTGACCCAGTGGATGTGGTTGCTGCCTGTAAGGAATTCTCTGCAAAATCCAAGAGTATGTGGCTGTCACCAGATGGATTTGTATTTCCTGGATTTAAGAGCAGCATTGAAAGCAACCTGCACCCTCAGATGCCTGATGAGGCACGTCTGGAGGAGTTAAGTGAG aaatggcAGGAGAATGCTCTGCATGCTAACATGGAGCCAGTGCTGTCACGAGACAGATGGAGCTGGGACAAACGGCACCTTGATTTTGATCTTTACAAGAAGCCACCTGAGCTCTTCATGACAAAAGCCCCACAGACTG TCTGTTGTCAGCCTTGTGAAGATGCTACTCGGATTCTGCAAACTACGTTTGATGTTACCAAGCTGAAAGCTCACCGGCGCTCCTCAGCAGCTGAGTTATCCACGTGTGGGCCGAGAGCCAGGTTTCAGCTACAGAAGCTCCGTGTACCTCCAAAATTCTCACTCAGGAAGGCAGGACCAATTTTGAAG CCTGTCCCAGCCCTGTCAGCGTTGGAGAACCAGTCCTGTGACACCGGGTCGGATGCCCTcccaggaaggaggaagggtgTCACCAGTGGCTTTGTACCTGATGACCAGCACAGCTTGAAGTGCAGCAAGACTGTTACCCCCCAGCGCAACAGAGAGCGTAAGAAGTTTGAAAAACTCTGA
- the CFAP92 gene encoding uncharacterized protein KIAA1257 homolog isoform X7, which yields MFLFIDFEKPCALLGVPGLVLCKTAEETYLNGLATSNCGLPYPSRTDDLCTVRSVIFAKNRFLDKAQLLKQKAVAGPPVNSTSKKTKKTNDNVGNVTYGADETATTNGRRGSGPKRNIDTTMAEKYGIASLQLDVMPLLSGEKSVISRLAENNAKILDAYMTFTVETPLLSERQRHELNPLIIRINSATCLPNTPVPIEVLQRLCVPTYCKYKFHNFPPHQTHGQVHGTHVYFKDVNVLLTGTMKPGELQRCLRGPPLEIEVHDRDRNMENNTKKPCLFGEDDADEKVGKVSFLACKSTICNSFTKNKVWHPHGVAKVSLTDLLLGRKYLAISAPIRSCSAPNAAAFSEQDEKKKRTGSVSSSSLLPMGHYLESDSLLKVRVEIAVPLAMHAEIADAQVTDCPYSCIIYIFDYNNSSLLHDLVEEITEINAKALQLDCYPVHLIGMALVALKLKTTLEKVSELDIVTGFHLLDGATHVLVLEGLKDKAIRRLWDRHFERTYRHEDGQLEILYNSQLSFHQRRYTDLEAIFYHFRLCQPLFTITKEPLLYVRGMVPWACFQALSRLNYLCHSKRLRDVIHGDLLPSAEMITVLSHEYGVPLTDEDLFTQKPPLLSFSSDDCTVPGKVSRVKQAVYSSVDNYNEVYVQRKKEIADKMSFERNLIVANIGAVGQLKGKMKKPKFEAFRISPVDGKSVFNYSSQSLNSAELAKKHLRQEMAKEPKNGFTYSYEYLSATFDPVDVVAACKEFSAKSKSMWLSPDGFVFPGFKSSIESNLHPQMPDEARLEELSEKWQENALHANMEPVLSRDRWSWDKRHLDFDLYKKPPELFMTKAPQTVCCQPCEDATRILQTTFDVTKLKAHRRSSAAELSTCGPRARFQLQKLRVPPKFSLRKAGPILKPVPALSALENQSCDTGSDALPGRRKGVTSGFVPDDQHSLKCSKTVTPQRNRERKKFEKL from the exons aagcGTGATATTTgcaaaaaacagatttctggaTAAGGCCCAActtctgaagcagaaagcagttgCTGGTCCTCCAGTTAAttcaacttcaaaaaaaactaagaaaacaaatgataatGTGGGAAATGTGACATATGGAGCAGACGAAACAGCTACCACAAATG GTAGAAGAGGTTCTGGTCCTAAAAGAAACATTGATACTACTATGGCAGAGAAATATGGCATTGCTTCACTGCAGTTAGATGTCATGCCTCTCCTCTCAG gagaaaagtcaGTGATCAGTCGTCTGGCAGAAAATAATGCTAAAATTTTAGATGCTTACATGACTTTCACTGTGGAAACACCTCTTCTGTCTGAAAGACAAAGACATGAATTAAATCCACTGATTATAAGGATTAATTCAGCTACCTGCCTCCCAAACACACCTGTACCAATAGAAGTGCTGCAG aGATTGTGTGTTCCCACCTACTGCAAATACAAATTTCATAACTTTCCACCTCATCAAACTCATGGACAAGTCCATGGAACTCACGTCTACTTTAAGGATGTTAATGTACTTCTAACAGGGACGATGAAACCTGGGGAATTACAGAGGTGTCTTAGAGGTCCACCTTTGGAGATTGAAGTTCATGACCGGGAtagaaacatggaaaacaacacaaaaaagccCTGTTTGTTTGGGGAAGATGATGCAGATGAAAAAGTGGGTAAGGTGAGCTTCCTTGCTTGCAAATCCACAATCTGTAATTCTTTTACAAAGAACAAAGTGTGGCATCCACATGGGGTAGCTAAAGTCAGTCTAACTGATTTATTGTTGGGTAGAAAGTACTTGGCTATCAGTGCTCCCATTCGTAGCTGCTCAGCTCCAAATGCAGCTGCTTTCAGTGagcaggatgaaaaaaagaagagaacaggaTCAGTGAGTAGTTCTTCCCTGCTACCTATGGGACATTATCTGGAATCAGACTCACTTTTGAAAGTAAGAGTGGAAATAGCTGTGCCGTTGGCAATGCATGCAGAAATTGCTGATGCTCAAGTCACAGATTGCCCATACAGTTGTATAATCTACATTTTTGACTACAATAATTCATCTTTATTACATGATTTGGTggaagaaattacagaaatcaaTGCTAAAGCCCTCCAGCTGGACTGCTATCCTGTACACTTAATCGGAATGGCTCTTGTTGcattaaaactgaaaaccaCACTTGAGAAAGTTTCTGAGTTGGATATTGTTACTGGTTTTCACTTATTGGATGGAGCAACTCATGTCCTTGTCTTGGAGGGattaaaagacaaagcaatCAGGAGACTATGGGATAGACACTTTGAAAG AACTTACAGACATGAAGACGGACAACTGGAGATACTGTATAACTCACAACTGTCTTTCCATCAGCGCCGGTATACAGACCTGGAAGCTATCTTTTATCATTTCCGCCTCTGTCAGCCCCTCTTCACTATAACAAAAGAGCCTCTGCTTTATGTCAGAGGTATGGTTCCTTGGGCATGTTTCCAAGCCCTGTCCAG GCTCAATTACCTTTGTCACAGTAAGAGATTGAGGGATGTAATTCATGGGGATCTGCTGCCCTCAGCAGAGATGATCACAGTCTTGAGTCACGAGTATGGAGTTCCCTTAACTGATGAGGATCTCTTCACTCAGAAACCTCCTTTActctcattttcctctgatGATTGTACAGTACCAGGAAAAGTTAGCAGAGTGAAACAGGCAGTATATTCTTCAGTAGATAACTACAATGAAGTGTATGTGCAGCggaagaaagaaatagcagACAAAATGTCTTTTGAGAGAAACCTTATTGTG GCTAACATCGGTGCTGTAGGCCAACtcaaaggaaagatgaaaaagccAAAGTTTGAAGCTTTCAGGATTTCTCCTGTTGATGGCAAATCTGTCTTTAACTACAGCTCTCAGAGCCTGAATTCTGCAGAACTTGCAAAGAAGCATCTTCGCCAGGAAATGGCAAAG gaaCCAAAGAACGGATTCACTTATTCTTATGAGTATCTGTCAGCCACGTTTGACCCAGTGGATGTGGTTGCTGCCTGTAAGGAATTCTCTGCAAAATCCAAGAGTATGTGGCTGTCACCAGATGGATTTGTATTTCCTGGATTTAAGAGCAGCATTGAAAGCAACCTGCACCCTCAGATGCCTGATGAGGCACGTCTGGAGGAGTTAAGTGAG aaatggcAGGAGAATGCTCTGCATGCTAACATGGAGCCAGTGCTGTCACGAGACAGATGGAGCTGGGACAAACGGCACCTTGATTTTGATCTTTACAAGAAGCCACCTGAGCTCTTCATGACAAAAGCCCCACAGACTG TCTGTTGTCAGCCTTGTGAAGATGCTACTCGGATTCTGCAAACTACGTTTGATGTTACCAAGCTGAAAGCTCACCGGCGCTCCTCAGCAGCTGAGTTATCCACGTGTGGGCCGAGAGCCAGGTTTCAGCTACAGAAGCTCCGTGTACCTCCAAAATTCTCACTCAGGAAGGCAGGACCAATTTTGAAG CCTGTCCCAGCCCTGTCAGCGTTGGAGAACCAGTCCTGTGACACCGGGTCGGATGCCCTcccaggaaggaggaagggtgTCACCAGTGGCTTTGTACCTGATGACCAGCACAGCTTGAAGTGCAGCAAGACTGTTACCCCCCAGCGCAACAGAGAGCGTAAGAAGTTTGAAAAACTCTGA